The DNA segment AGGAGTGCGGTTCTGTAGGCGCAGAGAGCTCATAACCGCCTCGCCTACGCCTGTTGCATCTACAATCACACCATCTGCCTTGTGCTCATCCCAGAGGCTGGCCACCTTATCCGCAAGCTCCTCCGGCCTGATACCACGCACCGTAAATAGCAACCTGCTGCAGAGCCCCTGCCGCAGGAAAATAACGCTTCTGTCGCCCCCGAAGAGCGCGACATCCACCCCCAGAACCTTCGGCGCAAAACTATACATATCCGCCCTTAAGTGCTTACCCATCGCCGCCTCAACGACATCACCCGGCATAAACTGCACATCCGACGCGTGAGGGAACTCCCCCAGCACGCGCACCCGGTACATATCGCTGTCCTCGCCGTACTCGCCGGCGATTTCCTGCGCGTATGCCGGAGAGACCCTCGGAGAGTCCAGGCACGAGAACTGAAAGCGCGTCCAGAGGTCGCGGTTTTTATGATGACTGTTGTAAAAGTAGCCGGTAAGCCTGGTGGGGTTCGCCGCCATGAGGATTCGCGCACCATCCGTGGAAAGCGCGCCGCGGGCGACTTCGAAGACTACCTCGGGAATGCCGGAAGCTTCATCTATAAGAAATATCATGTGCTCCGCGTGAAAGCCCTGCAAGGCTTCGGGATTCTCTTTGCGCCCCGTTCTGGCGGCAACGAATCCTGGAGTACCCTCAAGCGTTATCTTGTCATTCTTTATCCTGATGGCCGAACGCCACGGCTCAAGCATCTGTGCGCGCCATTTTTCTATCTCCGGCCAGAGGATATCCGACAACTGGTGAGCTGTAGGAGCCGTCGCGGGGATCTTGACATCCCAGAAGCAGCAAAGCGCCCAGAGGGCGATCCACGAAAAAAGAGTAGACTTTCCCGTACCGTGGCCGGAACGAATGGAGACCCGCGCCCCTGGAGAGGCCATCGCCTCAAGCACTCCGCGCTGCTGTTCCGTCGGCGCGACGCCTAGGCATTCGACGACGAAATCATAGGGAGAGACGCGCCAATGCTCCACAGCCTCGTTAAGATCCCGATAGGCCATCCGCCACACTCCCTGGGCCCGACTTACGGGCCTCGATCTGCTGCAAAATCACCGCCGGCGATACATTCACGTTTACCTCTGTATCTGGCTGCTTGAGCCCCGATATCTCAGCCAGCAAACGCGCAGCGGCTATAGGATCGTGCATCTCCACCTCGAGACCGCCGTCAGAATGCTCTGTCGGCTGAATTGCCTTTAACTTCTTGATCGCGCCGTCCGCTTCGTCAGTCAGTCCGGTCGTCGGCACTAAAAGCAGATCGCCGAAGTCAAGTATCTGCTGTCCGCCATTTTTCTCGGCAAGCTCTTTTAACACCTCTTCGCGGCGGGGATCGCCTTTGCCGGGCGAAATGTGTACGATATCAGTCAGGTTCGTACTTACGATCCCAAGCATACGGCGCATGATCGTCTCGCGGACCTTCTCTTTATCGAACCCAGAAGCTTCAAGCGCTTCACGGCGCAAATCCTTGATACGACTGATAATATTAAGCTTTCTTAAGTTTTGACTGGCAATAACGGCGGCGGAACTTCTAATCTCAGTATACCCGGCGCGGACGACAGCCTCAGTCCCGTTGCCCCGGCATTCACCGACATAAAACTGACAAAATCGCTCTTGCATCTCGCTAAGCGCCATCCGTACCGCCTCCTTTCTATAAGTAGAAATAAAAGATATGAGATATGACACACACAAACAAGACGAGAGCCGCCTCCCTGACGGAAAAAGCGGCTCTCGTTCCCTGTGTCTATTTACGGTAAATTCCATTGTAAAAATTATAGCAGAAAAACTTGCCAAAAGATTTGCAACAATTCAAACACAATTTGACCTTTGACTTTTTGACCAATACGCAAGGAATGACACTACGAGTATAGCTTTCCTTTTAGTTTTTTGCGCACAAGTTCATTTTAGCCTGCCAGCTCTCCAGTCTTCAAGTAACGACTGAACATTCAAAATCTGCCGATAAAGATAGCTGAGCGCGCTGCGGGTGTACCTGTAAACATTACTTTCGCTGAACATTAGTTCATGAGCGACATCGGGGACATCGAGATTTTGCCAGTAGCGTAAGGCAATCACTCTGCGCTCGGCGGGCGGCAGTTCGTAATAAGCCGTATAGATACTGTCAGCAAGCGCCTGAAGCTTCCGTAGTACGGAGTCGTCATACCGCTCAAGATACCTCTCGGCGGCGCCGTAGGACGCGCCTCCGCCGTCCACCCGTTCGTCGAAGATACAGCCGCCGCCGGCAAGCGCCTGTGCATCCAGCATCAGCTTGTAGCTGTCATAGTCCTTCTTGATGGCTGGAAAGTCTCGGATAGCGACTTCGGCCATTCGGTGTTTGTATGAGCTCATTTTTATTCTTACCTCCTATCCTATATGCTCGCTATATGTTCGCAAATGTGTTCGCGCCATTAAAGCTTTGCCATTGCCGATAAAAATTGGACTGCGAACATTGCGAACACACAAACCCCTTTATTTTAGAAAAACATTTAAAAGGTAAAAATTTCTATTTATAGCGCGTTTTTTGTGCAACCCGTTCGCAAGGTACAGCTATCCCCTGTGATACCAAGGCTTTTTTTATGCGAACACATTTGCGAACAGTTTTTTTATATGTTCGCGCATATTTTGCGCGTCCTTACTATTACCGGTTTTTCCGTGCGAACACATCTTTATGTACCATTTGAAGTGTTTGCGTTCGTTTTGTCATGTTACGGTTTATGCAGGTCCGTAAATATTGTGCGCTTCGGCGGTACGCGCCACATTCTCGCGTT comes from the Cloacibacillus sp. genome and includes:
- a CDS encoding sigma factor-like helix-turn-helix DNA-binding protein, whose product is MSSYKHRMAEVAIRDFPAIKKDYDSYKLMLDAQALAGGGCIFDERVDGGGASYGAAERYLERYDDSVLRKLQALADSIYTAYYELPPAERRVIALRYWQNLDVPDVAHELMFSESNVYRYTRSALSYLYRQILNVQSLLEDWRAGRLK
- a CDS encoding terminase small subunit — its product is MALSEMQERFCQFYVGECRGNGTEAVVRAGYTEIRSSAAVIASQNLRKLNIISRIKDLRREALEASGFDKEKVRETIMRRMLGIVSTNLTDIVHISPGKGDPRREEVLKELAEKNGGQQILDFGDLLLVPTTGLTDEADGAIKKLKAIQPTEHSDGGLEVEMHDPIAAARLLAEISGLKQPDTEVNVNVSPAVILQQIEARKSGPGSVADGLSGS